Genomic DNA from Candidatus Paceibacterota bacterium:
AACCGAGGGGACTTTTCCACTTTTTCCAAACAAGCCGATATTTTTTGCAGTATTTTGTAAATCTTTCATTGAGTAATTGCTGGTTGCGTACATTTCAAAAAGTTTTTTGACGAGGCGAAAATGCTCAGGATCTTTCATAATATTGTGTTTAACTTGATCATTTAAATATCCGAGCGGAGCCCAACCGGGCCATTCGCCTCGTCTTAATTTTTGACGCAAACCACGTTTAGTATTTTCCGAAAGATTATCTACAAAATACTTCGACTGACCAAAAGCAATGGATAGCATGAATTTGCCTTGGGGTGTGGCTTCAAACCAAAATGTTGGGAATTTTAGCGCGGTGATTTTTAGCGAGTCCACAAAATAAATTATTCGTCCGCCATCCACGCTATTTCTCGCCAGTCTATCCGGATGCCACGCTAAAATTCCTTCCGCTTCGCCACGCTCCATGCGGTCGAGCATTTGATTGAAAATCGGTCTGCCGGGACATTTCGCGGTTAAAGATTCGCGAAATGTTTCGACAACAATCAAATGCTCTCGTCTGGCAAATTCATTCAATTCAAACTCTTGTGCTTCAAGCGACAAAACTTGTCTGTCATCCTCGTCGGTTGATTTTCTTATGTATAAAAAGTATTTCATTGCTTTTGATTTTTTATAATTATCGTTTCACTTTGGCTCACAAAATTATTATTTTGTCTGAATGAAATTCAGGGAACCATCTTCTCGACGCTCGCACCTTTTCTTTTTCTCCAAAAAAATCTTGGGAAATGCTTTTGAATGCTGGGGTTTCCGAAATTCCCGCCGAACTTTCGCGCGCTTCGCGCGCGCCGAATTTTGGGCTCTATACTGCTCTGCTCCCTCTATACCACAAAATCCGAACTTATTTTCAAAACAATACTGAAAGCTAATGTGCACGCTCCACGCTTTCCTTAATTTTAATATTCTTACTACGCTCTCCTAATGTGATAATTTTAATGGACTCCGAAAAGCAAAAACATAAATTTTGGGAACAAGGATTTTGCTTTTCCTCGACTTTGGTCTTTTGACGAGATTTCAAATTCTGCCCGCAGGAAGGGTTTGGGAGGGAATGCGGGCTTCTATTGTATTATAAAACATCATTGTTAGAAAAGACAATCAGGTTTATACTAAAACTGTGAATAACTCAAAAAAATTGGGACAAAATATGAAAAGAATTCGTATTGAAAAGCAAATGTCGCAAGGCGACATTTGCCGAAAATTAGGCGTTGATAGAGCTTACATCAGCAATGTTGAAAGTGGCAATAAAAATCCGACACTTTCAACTATTACTAAATTAGCAAAAGCATTAGGGGTTTCAGTGGATGAGCTTTTGAAATAAAAATATGGATCAAATAATATCTAAATTTACTCAAGAAATAGAAAAAGAATT
This window encodes:
- a CDS encoding helix-turn-helix transcriptional regulator encodes the protein MKRIRIEKQMSQGDICRKLGVDRAYISNVESGNKNPTLSTITKLAKALGVSVDELLK